One window from the genome of Spiractinospora alimapuensis encodes:
- a CDS encoding OmpA family protein, producing MRWLYAAVSPTAHCVRVAGIAVLLFVSACASGQGEAPESGSEPQEREDGEQGDSGARPEDPESQETNLWTLPEARADISLHRVDDDHMVAQMSLVNEGDASLPANMEPLYTLLNDEYQQAAGEVLTGVAWLDPGGRVLHKPFVDDEGSCLCSDTGDASTLGSAGSERDTWEGYAVLQAPPEDVEELTVVTRVAPPFVDVPVQEGAPDGLDYAAPADAPQAEPQPAELESVVTSEEETVIEDSEATNINLSTDVLFDVEESELTGEADALIEDVAGQIEDAEAAEVTVEGHADSTGDDAINDPLSQDRADAVRDGLEESVDADVDYTTEGYGADDPIASNDSEEGRALNRRVTISVPKDASVDQRVTGEEPERSEGTAPEDVSFTGPAGDPDNPELQADVALTDLRAVTDSTALLTYQVTNPEDENIGVGLDMGQSWMDFRVHSAHAVSLVDGDATAHPLRVESLDGDDFSPSCLCTSASGSDLSALIIRPERTHNYYAFLPITPGSTTVDISFADIGDARDVRIQR from the coding sequence ATGCGCTGGCTCTACGCTGCGGTGAGTCCGACCGCTCACTGTGTTCGTGTGGCGGGGATCGCGGTCCTACTGTTCGTCAGCGCCTGCGCGTCAGGTCAGGGGGAGGCACCGGAGTCGGGGAGCGAGCCCCAAGAGCGGGAAGACGGTGAGCAGGGGGACTCCGGTGCACGACCGGAAGACCCCGAGTCCCAGGAGACCAACCTGTGGACGCTGCCCGAAGCCCGAGCCGACATCAGCCTGCACCGGGTGGACGACGACCACATGGTCGCCCAGATGTCCCTGGTCAACGAGGGCGACGCGTCGCTGCCGGCGAACATGGAGCCCCTCTACACCCTCCTGAACGACGAGTATCAACAGGCAGCGGGGGAAGTGCTCACGGGAGTCGCGTGGCTGGATCCCGGGGGGCGTGTGCTGCACAAGCCCTTCGTCGATGATGAGGGGTCCTGCCTGTGCAGTGACACCGGGGACGCAAGCACTCTCGGCTCGGCGGGGAGCGAGCGCGATACCTGGGAGGGGTACGCCGTCCTCCAGGCGCCTCCGGAGGACGTGGAGGAGCTAACCGTCGTCACTAGGGTGGCACCGCCGTTCGTCGACGTCCCGGTTCAGGAGGGGGCGCCGGACGGGCTGGACTATGCGGCGCCCGCGGACGCCCCCCAGGCCGAGCCGCAGCCCGCGGAATTGGAGTCGGTGGTGACCTCCGAAGAGGAGACGGTGATCGAGGACAGTGAGGCCACGAACATCAACCTCTCCACCGACGTGCTCTTCGACGTCGAGGAGTCAGAGCTGACCGGCGAAGCGGACGCGTTGATCGAGGACGTGGCGGGCCAGATCGAGGACGCCGAGGCCGCTGAGGTCACGGTCGAGGGCCACGCGGACAGCACCGGCGACGACGCCATCAACGACCCCCTGTCCCAGGACCGGGCCGACGCTGTGCGGGACGGCCTCGAGGAGTCGGTCGACGCGGACGTCGACTACACCACGGAGGGCTACGGCGCGGACGACCCGATCGCCAGCAACGACAGCGAGGAGGGCCGCGCACTCAACCGTCGAGTGACGATCAGCGTGCCCAAGGACGCGTCCGTGGACCAACGCGTCACGGGGGAGGAGCCCGAGCGGAGCGAGGGCACGGCCCCCGAGGACGTGAGTTTCACGGGACCCGCGGGCGACCCCGACAACCCCGAACTCCAAGCCGACGTGGCCCTCACCGACCTGCGCGCGGTGACCGACTCGACCGCGCTGTTGACGTACCAGGTCACCAATCCGGAGGACGAGAACATCGGGGTGGGACTGGACATGGGGCAGTCGTGGATGGACTTTCGCGTCCACTCCGCGCACGCCGTGAGTCTCGTGGACGGCGACGCCACGGCACACCCCCTCCGGGTGGAGTCCCTCGACGGGGACGACTTCTCTCCCTCCTGTCTGTGCACCTCCGCGTCCGGAAGCGACCTCAGCGCGTTGATCATCCGACCCGAACGGACCCACAACTACTACGCGTTCCTGCCCATCACACCCGGCAGCACCACCGTCGACATCTCCTTCGCGGACATCGGGGACGCTCGGGACGTGCGGATCCAGCGGTAG
- a CDS encoding TetR/AcrR family transcriptional regulator: MSVPTRGETAQRRRESADSTSSQRLVRREQIHSALLAIIETTGKSLGEIQLSEIAAGAGPTGISPASVYTYYASKEDILRDAVEARVTASLADFDARFRRTESFGEYISRIVDRVMAMWNDNAALLRSAAGLAASSPEHQRWWQTLFSPWVTEIRVAVEEARTAGEVPTVPGDLEMMVTVSAWAVASSCQQLVTTPELAERQDLVRETLTLTCRRTLGDPC; this comes from the coding sequence ATGAGTGTGCCGACCCGAGGAGAGACCGCCCAACGCAGGCGGGAGAGCGCGGATTCCACCTCCAGCCAGCGTCTGGTTCGACGGGAGCAGATTCACTCGGCGTTGCTGGCCATCATCGAGACCACGGGCAAGTCCCTTGGTGAGATCCAGCTCAGCGAGATCGCCGCTGGCGCCGGCCCGACGGGCATCAGCCCCGCGAGCGTCTACACCTACTACGCCTCAAAGGAAGACATCCTGCGGGACGCGGTGGAAGCACGGGTCACAGCGTCGCTGGCCGACTTCGACGCGCGCTTTCGCCGCACTGAGAGTTTCGGCGAGTACATCAGTCGGATCGTCGACCGTGTGATGGCGATGTGGAACGACAACGCCGCACTCCTCCGCTCCGCCGCTGGACTCGCCGCCAGCAGCCCGGAACACCAACGCTGGTGGCAGACCTTGTTCAGCCCGTGGGTCACTGAGATCCGCGTGGCGGTCGAGGAGGCACGAACCGCCGGGGAAGTCCCCACTGTGCCCGGCGATCTCGAAATGATGGTCACCGTCTCCGCATGGGCGGTCGCGTCGAGCTGCCAGCAGCTCGTGACCACCCCCGAGCTGGCCGAGCGACAGGACCTCGTCCGGGAGACACTCACCCTCACCTGCCGCCGCACACTCGGGGACCCGTGTTGA
- a CDS encoding sodium:solute symporter family protein, giving the protein MNDLTFAGPPGVIVLVAYGAAMLGIGWWVSRTRVGVRDSMQSYYLAGRHLGIIVLFFTLYATQYSGNNIVGYAPSAYRLGFEWWQSVMFMTVIIGGYLLFAPRLQRIARRERFLTPTDWLRHRFDYAPISVLAALLMLWGLGNFMLEQLVAMGHGIAGLTGGTVPYQVAMLGFVFVMVAYSWMGGMRAVAFTDVMQGVALLVGVAVLVIGGLVLIGGDLGDAFTHVVTEEPDKAAVPSLEGSVSWLSMLVLVGIGAAVYPHAIQRIYAAESTRTLRRSFAWIAWMPLVTTAVIFVVGIIGIQLYPGLSDGESEELVGRIANDVAALGPFYYVMMILLFGGIIAAIVSTADSVLLSFSSIVSSDLYQRHINPGASEKRALLVGKVAGLLAVAGLLVLAWNPPTLLVNIFVLKFELLIQIAPAFIIGLYWKRMARIPVFVGMLAGAVLSGGMALAGAGTLFGIHAGVVGLALNTLIAVVGSALFGPDKPHPTTDANREKSL; this is encoded by the coding sequence ATGAATGACCTGACCTTCGCCGGTCCGCCCGGCGTCATCGTGCTGGTGGCCTACGGCGCCGCCATGCTCGGCATCGGATGGTGGGTGAGCCGGACCCGCGTCGGTGTGCGGGACAGCATGCAGAGCTACTATCTCGCCGGCCGACACCTGGGCATCATCGTCCTGTTCTTCACCTTGTACGCCACCCAGTACAGCGGCAACAACATCGTCGGCTACGCTCCGTCCGCCTACCGGCTCGGGTTCGAGTGGTGGCAGTCGGTCATGTTCATGACCGTGATCATCGGTGGCTACCTGCTCTTCGCGCCGAGGCTCCAGCGCATCGCGCGCCGCGAACGGTTCCTCACACCCACGGACTGGCTGCGCCACCGTTTCGACTACGCGCCGATCTCCGTCCTCGCCGCGCTCCTGATGCTGTGGGGGTTGGGCAACTTCATGCTGGAGCAGTTGGTCGCGATGGGGCACGGAATCGCGGGCCTCACCGGCGGAACCGTCCCCTACCAGGTCGCCATGCTGGGCTTCGTCTTCGTGATGGTGGCCTATTCGTGGATGGGCGGAATGCGTGCGGTCGCGTTCACCGACGTCATGCAGGGTGTCGCCCTGCTGGTGGGTGTCGCCGTACTGGTCATCGGGGGACTGGTCCTCATCGGCGGCGACCTGGGCGACGCCTTCACCCACGTCGTCACCGAAGAACCCGACAAGGCGGCCGTCCCCTCCCTCGAGGGGTCGGTGTCGTGGCTGTCGATGCTGGTGCTGGTGGGGATCGGGGCGGCGGTGTATCCGCACGCCATTCAGCGCATCTACGCCGCGGAGAGCACCCGCACCCTTCGTCGATCGTTCGCGTGGATCGCCTGGATGCCGCTTGTCACCACGGCGGTCATCTTCGTCGTTGGAATCATCGGAATTCAGCTCTATCCCGGACTGTCCGACGGTGAGTCCGAGGAGCTGGTCGGCCGGATCGCCAACGACGTCGCCGCCCTCGGACCCTTCTACTACGTCATGATGATCCTCCTCTTCGGCGGGATCATCGCGGCGATCGTGTCCACCGCGGACTCCGTGCTGCTGAGCTTCTCCTCGATCGTCTCCAGCGACCTCTACCAGCGCCACATCAACCCCGGGGCGAGCGAGAAGCGGGCGCTGTTGGTCGGCAAGGTCGCCGGGCTCCTCGCCGTCGCGGGACTGCTCGTGCTCGCCTGGAACCCACCGACGCTGCTCGTGAACATCTTCGTCCTCAAGTTCGAGCTGCTGATCCAGATCGCCCCGGCGTTCATCATCGGTCTTTACTGGAAGCGCATGGCCCGGATCCCGGTGTTCGTCGGGATGCTCGCCGGCGCCGTCCTGTCCGGCGGCATGGCGCTGGCCGGTGCCGGGACCCTCTTCGGGATCCACGCCGGAGTCGTCGGGCTGGCGCTCAACACCCTGATCGCCGTCGTGGGATCCGCCCTGTTCGGGCCGGACAAGCCGCACCCCACCACCGACGCCAACAGGGAGAAGAGTTTGTGA
- a CDS encoding N-acetylglucosamine kinase produces the protein MVPVGELVLGVDAGGTSTTCVVADEDGLVRGRGRGAGANPHSSLYPENALRDAIGGAIASVQADRIRRGVVGMAGVASAPHAADMVYGVWRGLGLPGLPTVRDDISVAFAAGTERRGGLVLISGTGAVAARIQDDTVVRRCDGNGWLLGDEGSAVWIALAGLRAVLAAWDDRGADTVLRRLLPLELGVDPHRPQDLRAAVYSRPPAELGLLAPTVGAAADAGDAVACRVTASAAERLVDNVTALRPGPEETVVLSGSVLNSGPVGSLVVRRLRRRLGRKPVFAGDGALGAAGIALRSHGAPAHSHAALLALPEVALG, from the coding sequence ATGGTGCCGGTGGGAGAACTCGTACTCGGTGTCGATGCTGGTGGGACCAGCACCACCTGCGTTGTGGCTGACGAGGACGGCCTGGTCCGCGGCCGGGGGAGGGGAGCGGGAGCCAATCCACACTCCAGTCTCTACCCAGAGAACGCGCTCCGGGACGCGATCGGCGGCGCGATCGCCTCGGTCCAGGCTGACCGGATCCGGCGGGGGGTCGTCGGGATGGCCGGCGTCGCCAGCGCCCCACACGCCGCGGACATGGTGTACGGCGTATGGCGGGGCCTCGGACTGCCCGGGCTTCCCACCGTGCGCGACGACATCTCCGTCGCCTTCGCCGCCGGCACCGAGCGACGCGGCGGGCTCGTCCTCATCTCCGGGACCGGCGCCGTCGCCGCGCGAATCCAGGACGACACCGTGGTGCGACGCTGTGACGGAAACGGATGGCTTCTCGGTGACGAGGGGTCGGCCGTGTGGATCGCGCTGGCCGGACTTCGCGCGGTGCTCGCCGCCTGGGACGATCGCGGCGCGGACACGGTGTTGCGACGTTTGCTGCCGCTCGAGCTCGGAGTGGACCCGCACCGTCCCCAGGACCTGCGCGCCGCGGTCTACTCCCGGCCGCCCGCCGAACTTGGTCTGCTGGCGCCGACAGTCGGTGCCGCGGCCGACGCGGGTGACGCCGTCGCCTGCCGGGTGACCGCGTCCGCCGCGGAGCGGCTCGTCGACAACGTGACCGCGCTGCGTCCGGGCCCGGAGGAGACCGTCGTGCTCTCGGGCTCCGTGCTCAACAGTGGCCCTGTCGGGTCGCTCGTGGTCCGACGCCTGCGGCGCCGCCTCGGTCGGAAGCCGGTGTTCGCGGGAGACGGCGCGCTCGGCGCGGCCGGGATCGCGCTGCGCTCCCACGGCGCGCCGGCCCATAGTCACGCCGCGCTGTTGGCGCTTCCCGAGGTCGCCCTCGGGTGA
- a CDS encoding MurR/RpiR family transcriptional regulator → MATIDPSPDDTTPDTSAPTRAAPSTVVRIRALIPSLAPAERRVARAVVDNPDHVTTCSITQLAKECGTSEATIIRFCRTIDFSGYRDLRITLATESGQARSAGQEHRDIGGDINPDDTLLTVVEKIAYTDARAVEETGAQLDIEELRRVILALSGARRIDIYGVGASAFVAADFQQKLHRIGVTSFAWSDSHTMRTSAAVLEDTDMAIGVSHSGATTDTIAALAQARARGATTVAITNFPRSAITETADHCLTTAARETTFRSGATASRLAQLTVVDCVFVGLAQLRYSDSRAALESTFEAVKGLRIDRGEQQRRARSRDD, encoded by the coding sequence ATGGCAACAATTGATCCCTCTCCCGACGACACAACGCCCGACACTTCCGCCCCGACACGTGCCGCTCCCAGCACGGTAGTGCGGATCCGGGCGCTCATCCCCTCCCTAGCGCCAGCGGAACGTCGGGTGGCCCGGGCGGTGGTGGACAATCCGGACCACGTCACGACGTGCTCGATTACCCAGCTCGCGAAGGAATGCGGAACGTCCGAGGCGACCATCATTCGCTTCTGTCGCACAATCGACTTCTCCGGGTACCGTGACCTGCGAATCACGCTCGCCACGGAGTCGGGACAGGCGCGGAGCGCCGGGCAGGAGCATCGGGACATCGGTGGTGACATCAACCCCGACGACACTCTGCTCACCGTGGTCGAGAAGATCGCCTACACCGACGCCCGCGCCGTCGAGGAGACCGGCGCGCAGCTCGACATCGAGGAGCTCCGCCGCGTCATCCTCGCCCTGTCCGGTGCGCGACGCATCGACATCTACGGAGTGGGCGCGAGCGCCTTCGTCGCCGCCGACTTCCAGCAGAAACTGCACCGCATCGGAGTGACGTCCTTCGCCTGGTCCGACTCCCACACCATGCGCACGAGCGCCGCGGTGCTGGAGGACACCGACATGGCGATCGGGGTTTCCCACAGCGGTGCCACCACTGACACCATCGCCGCCCTCGCCCAGGCCCGGGCCCGGGGGGCGACCACCGTGGCCATCACCAACTTCCCGAGATCCGCCATCACCGAGACCGCGGACCACTGCCTGACCACCGCGGCTCGGGAGACGACGTTCCGATCAGGAGCCACCGCCAGCAGGCTCGCGCAGCTCACCGTGGTGGACTGCGTTTTCGTCGGACTCGCGCAATTGCGCTACAGCGACAGCCGCGCAGCCCTGGAGTCCACCTTCGAGGCCGTGAAGGGGTTGCGCATCGACCGTGGTGAACAGCAACGTCGAGCCCGGAGCCGCGATGACTGA
- a CDS encoding N-acetylmuramic acid 6-phosphate etherase has protein sequence MTESVPVMHAPTEERNHDTHDIDLLPSLGILQHINTADATVPNAVALVLPQLARVVDAAVERVRHGGRVHYFGAGTSGRLAALDAAEVPPTFGVPPDLFVAHHAGGPRALSQSVKEAEDDDRLGASDAACVHAQDVAIGVTASGTTRYVGGALRECRRVGAVTALISANPGSPLAHQVDVHVGVDTGAEVIAGSTRMKAGTAQKLLLNAFSTATLVRLGCTFSNLMVGVDAGNAKLRGRMVGLLAQATGYTEDTCAETLAETGGNTRVALVSMLAGVPVESAVIALRDAGGSVRGALESLGTGPTTPTHVPDATYP, from the coding sequence ATGACTGAGTCAGTGCCCGTCATGCACGCCCCCACGGAAGAACGCAACCACGACACCCACGACATCGACCTCCTGCCCAGCCTCGGCATCCTCCAACACATCAACACCGCCGACGCCACGGTGCCCAACGCGGTCGCCCTGGTTCTGCCGCAGCTCGCGCGGGTGGTCGACGCGGCCGTGGAGCGGGTACGCCACGGTGGTCGCGTCCACTACTTCGGCGCCGGGACGTCCGGTCGGCTCGCCGCTCTGGACGCGGCCGAGGTTCCGCCCACCTTCGGTGTGCCTCCTGACCTGTTCGTGGCTCACCACGCGGGCGGCCCCCGGGCCCTCTCCCAGTCCGTCAAGGAGGCGGAGGACGACGATCGGCTCGGCGCGTCCGACGCCGCCTGTGTCCACGCGCAGGACGTCGCGATCGGCGTCACCGCGAGTGGCACCACCCGCTACGTCGGGGGCGCGTTACGGGAGTGCCGCAGGGTGGGCGCCGTGACCGCCCTCATCAGCGCCAACCCGGGGTCCCCACTGGCCCACCAGGTCGACGTCCATGTCGGCGTGGACACCGGAGCGGAGGTGATCGCGGGGTCCACCCGCATGAAAGCCGGAACGGCGCAGAAGCTACTGCTCAACGCGTTCTCCACCGCGACACTCGTCCGGTTGGGCTGCACCTTCTCCAACCTGATGGTGGGTGTCGACGCCGGAAACGCCAAACTTCGTGGCCGCATGGTGGGACTCCTCGCCCAGGCCACCGGCTACACCGAGGACACCTGCGCCGAGACCCTGGCCGAGACCGGCGGCAACACCAGGGTCGCCCTGGTGAGTATGCTCGCCGGCGTACCGGTCGAGTCGGCGGTCATCGCCCTGCGCGACGCCGGTGGTTCCGTACGTGGAGCCCTGGAGAGCCTGGGCACCGGCCCGACCACTCCGACCCACGTCCCGGACGCGACGTACCCCTAG
- a CDS encoding LCCL domain-containing protein — MTCDDRPRLVTRRDSAHTTAVRCAPPTTGTTRRDGQDAVRSTHGESGDRADRGSERSVTHRLRRDSSEQEPPPEDAETAPEDGGDAAEEDADEGGESGDGGDGSIQEADWSTTPREHRGQDGSEFVYDCPADGDEDSAGPLWGDELYTDDSAVCLAAVHAGEITFEDGGTVTIVIEPGEDSYESTESNGVESSSWGSWSGSYRFVAGGGWIAD, encoded by the coding sequence ATGACCTGCGACGATCGCCCTCGCCTGGTAACCCGCCGTGATTCGGCGCACACTACTGCTGTACGCTGTGCGCCGCCGACGACAGGAACGACCAGAAGGGACGGGCAGGATGCGGTACGAAGCACACACGGCGAAAGCGGGGATCGCGCTGACCGCGGTTCTGAGCGGTCTGTTACTCACCGCCTGCGGAGGGACTCCTCCGAGCAGGAGCCCCCACCAGAGGACGCCGAGACCGCGCCGGAGGACGGCGGGGACGCCGCCGAGGAGGACGCTGACGAGGGCGGGGAATCGGGCGACGGAGGCGACGGATCGATCCAGGAGGCCGACTGGTCCACCACCCCCCGGGAACACCGTGGCCAGGACGGATCCGAGTTCGTCTACGACTGCCCAGCCGACGGCGATGAGGACAGCGCGGGTCCCCTGTGGGGAGATGAGCTCTACACCGACGACTCAGCGGTGTGTCTGGCCGCGGTCCATGCCGGCGAGATCACCTTCGAGGACGGCGGCACGGTCACCATCGTGATCGAGCCGGGCGAGGACTCCTACGAGTCCACCGAGAGCAATGGTGTCGAGTCCTCCTCCTGGGGAAGCTGGAGTGGCAGTTACCGGTTCGTCGCCGGCGGAGGCTGGATCGCGGACTGA
- a CDS encoding DUF1707 SHOCT-like domain-containing protein, producing MSSIDPHSMRAADSDRDQVAERLREAAAEGRIALDELDERLERTYQARTYGDLIPITADLPDGQVAPAAGAAHLARQGGEVLELREKMGNIIRRGQWVVPHKIVLSNPGGATRLDFREASFQSSQVEIEVTLSWGSADLIFPPGVTAQLDLDTSWMGHVVNKLDEVGGADGMPHVRITGECKGGYLRTRYGRVRRRK from the coding sequence GTGAGTAGTATCGACCCGCATTCGATGCGTGCCGCCGACTCCGACCGCGACCAGGTCGCCGAACGGCTCCGTGAGGCCGCGGCCGAGGGGCGCATCGCGCTGGACGAGCTGGACGAACGTCTCGAGCGCACTTACCAGGCGCGTACCTACGGTGACCTGATTCCCATCACGGCGGACCTGCCGGACGGGCAGGTGGCGCCCGCCGCCGGCGCGGCCCACCTCGCCCGGCAGGGTGGTGAGGTCCTGGAGCTCCGCGAGAAGATGGGCAACATCATCCGCCGAGGGCAGTGGGTGGTCCCGCACAAGATCGTCCTCAGCAACCCAGGTGGGGCGACCCGCCTGGACTTCCGTGAGGCCAGCTTCCAGTCCTCCCAGGTGGAGATCGAGGTGACTCTCTCCTGGGGTTCCGCCGACCTCATCTTCCCGCCCGGCGTGACCGCCCAACTGGACCTCGACACCTCCTGGATGGGGCACGTGGTCAACAAGCTCGACGAGGTCGGCGGCGCCGACGGTATGCCCCATGTGCGCATCACGGGTGAGTGCAAGGGCGGGTACCTGCGCACGAGATACGGCCGCGTCCGGCGCCGGAAGTAG
- a CDS encoding AAA family ATPase, translated as MDAMAAVASFPLAIHGLTEEPVPQLAIAPSFLDDFSQMDRDIQLATLSVMRDFIADRGVDTSVGTNEVRVLSLDDDWSGVIVPRSEDLYCLVTVRPRAEALAYAHAYTPEPEPTTPLGTVPAPRVPSTGLPRVNDEPIVAPAALTAVVNAPFGPWRTYLHPRHRPLTHGNFAGSTQVTGSPATGIGTIPLHRAGALARRVGGRAEAETAGGVPERVLLVTAQAARAQTLSHHLDELLGDSDDRARLDVTTIGGLAQGVVAESIGHRPQVLTREELVADWQRMAEADGVPFTGRFLVDEWEHVLLAQEIADPAAYLRCDRNGRRVHLAPEYRRGVWRTIQRYAGAMRAHNNWGRIHLAARAAETVRRAGPRYRHVVVDAVHAFHPTHLRLVRAIVPPGADDVFLTGDPAQRVTEPRVSLAALGIHVRGRARILRDGYRTTKEIEEFATGIRTNTTHRAPWSTLRGPRPTVHQATGRAEEYDAVTRLVGHWVERDGEPHAIAVAGRNHWIVRRLRKELEAAGVRTAPVTAVDDPGAVRVDTMHQLAGQEFRRVALVGLGETLVPPRAALRSTGGDPVSLAQVHTTERNVLYAAAMSARDSLYLSYADTPSRLLPRD; from the coding sequence ATGGACGCGATGGCCGCGGTGGCCTCCTTCCCCCTCGCGATCCATGGCCTTACGGAGGAACCTGTGCCTCAGCTCGCGATAGCCCCCAGCTTTCTGGACGACTTCTCCCAGATGGACCGCGACATACAACTCGCGACACTGTCGGTGATGCGTGACTTCATCGCCGACCGAGGTGTTGACACAAGCGTTGGGACGAACGAGGTACGAGTACTGAGCCTTGACGACGACTGGTCCGGAGTCATCGTGCCGAGAAGCGAAGACCTGTACTGCCTGGTCACGGTGCGGCCACGCGCCGAGGCCCTGGCGTACGCCCACGCCTACACCCCCGAGCCCGAGCCGACCACGCCACTGGGCACGGTCCCCGCTCCGCGTGTCCCCAGCACCGGGCTCCCCAGGGTCAACGACGAACCGATCGTCGCGCCGGCGGCTCTCACCGCCGTGGTGAACGCCCCGTTCGGCCCCTGGCGCACCTACCTCCATCCGCGGCACCGTCCCCTCACCCACGGAAACTTCGCTGGATCGACCCAGGTCACCGGTTCGCCGGCCACGGGGATCGGCACGATCCCACTGCACCGGGCCGGGGCCCTGGCGCGACGGGTTGGCGGCCGTGCCGAGGCGGAGACGGCGGGCGGGGTTCCCGAACGTGTCCTCCTGGTCACGGCGCAGGCGGCACGGGCACAGACCCTGTCCCACCACCTGGACGAGCTGCTCGGCGACAGTGATGACCGCGCCAGGCTCGACGTGACGACGATCGGCGGACTCGCCCAGGGCGTCGTCGCGGAGTCGATCGGTCATCGCCCGCAGGTGCTGACGCGGGAGGAGCTCGTGGCGGACTGGCAACGGATGGCCGAGGCCGACGGTGTTCCGTTCACCGGTCGGTTCCTGGTCGACGAGTGGGAGCATGTCCTCCTCGCCCAGGAGATCGCCGATCCCGCGGCGTATCTGCGGTGTGACCGTAACGGCCGCCGCGTCCACCTGGCGCCGGAGTACCGGCGTGGTGTGTGGCGTACGATCCAGCGTTACGCCGGAGCGATGCGGGCCCACAACAACTGGGGCCGGATCCACCTCGCCGCACGGGCCGCGGAGACCGTCCGCCGCGCTGGGCCGCGCTACCGACACGTGGTGGTGGACGCCGTCCACGCGTTCCATCCGACTCACCTGCGGCTCGTCCGCGCGATCGTGCCGCCAGGCGCCGACGACGTGTTCCTGACCGGCGACCCCGCGCAACGGGTGACGGAACCGAGGGTGTCACTGGCCGCCCTGGGAATCCACGTTCGCGGCCGGGCACGCATCCTCCGCGACGGATACCGAACGACGAAGGAGATCGAGGAGTTCGCCACCGGGATCCGGACCAACACGACGCACAGAGCGCCCTGGTCCACTCTGCGGGGGCCGCGGCCGACCGTCCACCAGGCGACAGGTCGGGCCGAGGAATACGACGCGGTGACCCGATTGGTGGGTCACTGGGTGGAGAGAGACGGTGAACCCCACGCGATCGCCGTCGCCGGACGCAACCACTGGATCGTGCGACGGCTGCGCAAGGAACTGGAGGCGGCGGGCGTCCGTACGGCGCCCGTGACCGCCGTGGACGATCCCGGGGCGGTGCGGGTGGACACGATGCACCAGCTCGCGGGGCAGGAGTTCCGCCGAGTGGCCCTGGTGGGGCTGGGGGAGACACTGGTTCCCCCACGCGCCGCGCTGCGCTCCACCGGGGGCGACCCCGTGAGCCTGGCCCAGGTCCACACCACGGAACGGAACGTCCTCTACGCGGCCGCCATGAGCGCACGGGACTCCCTCTACCTCTCCTACGCGGACACACCCAGTCGGCTCCTCCCGCGCGACTGA